The window AATTGACTAAGCTAAACTAGCAATAGGCTAAAAAATACAAACTAAATAGAGTTAATAACTAATTAACGTGTTAATTAGGCCAATGGACAATTTGAACCAACAAAACGATTATCAAAAAGACTTCAGATTGAACTAAGACAAACGGTTACTTagagaaaatcaaaataattttaattattaacCTAAGCATGCTTGATTTAACCCGCTTCAAACAAAAATCAACAACTAAACAATCACAAACTCACATGGAAGGTATGTATTTGAAATGCTAATTTAATCATGCAATTAACTAAAAAACTAAACAATAAACCACTGAAACAGTATCTAATACTAAATGCAAGACCAGTAGCTATTAAGACTAACGAAAACGGGGATGATTACCCTGAAGAGAATGGCAGCTTGGAACTCGGACTGGTTGGCCGAAATCCGGTATCTTCGACACGAAATGAAATTAATGTCAACGAGAACAATCGATTAATGTCATTTTCAGCTTGAATCGAAACCTGAAGCTTGAAAAAATCAAAACGGAAGGAACCTAGGATTTCTGGGGGTTGTTAGATCTGGAATTAATGGAGATCTaggtggtttttgaagaaataaaaaaggaataTAGGATAAGGAGGAGGTGGGAATTACAGGGTAAGGATTTGGGGTAGTTTGGTGGTGAGTCGCCAGTGAGGTCAGAGGTGGGTTGGGGGCGGCTAGATTTTGGAGATGTTGgagatgaagaagaaatgaaataGCCTTAGGGTTTGATTGGGGATTGGGGGTTGGGGGAGGGGGGATTTCAGACATTTTTACGGGGTTGGGGACATTTTTATTTAGGAATTTTTACCCTGTAccaaaccttattaccctcaatgtttaaagATTGTGTTAATTACATTTCAGCATAccaaattattatttatataccataattcaaattaaGGGTATAATTAATGCTTTATTTATATTAGGCGTTAATTTAGGAGCGTATATTCTCTCATTTTCGTTTACCCGCCTCTCTCTCCTCCCACTTCCCCCCACCCCCATGTTTTACCTTCAGTTAATTCCCATTTTCGTATACTCGCCTCTCACTCACGTTTACCATCAGTTACCCACGATTCTACAATTTTCTTTTCCAGTTAATTTCACAAAATCCTATTTTGAAGTTGCATCTGTTTtttcaagtcccaaatcatgaaaaAAATCAGCACTCCAAAAAAAGGCTTCAAAAGCTACATTAGCTGATATCCCATCCTTTGATTTGGGTGTTTTAACACCAAAATCACCACCCAAAAACGCAAAATCGACACATGCAAGTGAACCTACTACTAGTATTTCATCTCCTAGGCAAATCCGTGCGGAGGTGAGAATCAAGTATTTGCACGATGTTGATGCTGGTGGAGGTGATAAACCAGTCGAGAAACAACTCAAACGAAAGGGCAAAGAGTTGTGTGTAGATGATGATTTTGTTGAACATTCTCCTAAAATTCCATCTGTGAAAAAACCCAAGGTCTCTCATTCTTCATCAAAACCGAAAAAGAAGAAACCCTCcaaaaaagtaccaaaattggtTCACAAAAAGATTTTGGTAAAGGTAAACactaattatttttctttactgttttttAGTGTGATTTTGGTTGTAAAAATCTGTTGTTCAAGTGTTTTTTGGTAAAATGTGGAATTGTCCAAATTTTGTAGATTGTTTGTCTCAATTTTGTAGGTTAATTGTAATTGTAATTTTTAGACAGTGCATAAATGTAGTCATTTTGTAGTTGTTTTGTAGTCTGCTGGATAAATTGTAGATAAGGTATATTTTTCACTTTTGTATGCTGCTACATTTACCTTCATACTAACTACAATTAATCTACATTTTGTGAGTTACTTGAACTAACTGTTATATTTTTGTAGTTATAGAGCTGTGGTTACCATtttcttccttattgttttgagatAATGTTTACATGTGTAGATGTCTTGTATTGTTTTGTAGTTATAGGTGTGGGTAGGCTGTTCTTCTTTTAGTTATATTTTGTAGTTATCATGTAGTTATATGTAGATTACTGCTTCTTTTTTATGCTAACTACTAATGTTCAATAATTTTTCATTTTCTGTAGAATGGCCATTACTTTGCACCATAAAATGTTGATTATGGTGTGCTTAGATTCCACATTTTGTGTGATCCGAGTATACCTAGCCAGATAAAAGCTTTACTCTCTCCAAATGCTTTACAGCTTTTCCAAAAAActtgttttggttacttatttggTCTCCCCACAATCAGTATGCAAAACCAAGCGATTCATCTTCTGATGAAGTATGAATTGTCAAAGTCTACTGACTCATATTTTTCAGTACTATTGAAGggtgaaaaattgaatttttccttgaGAGAATTTGGGTTGATTACTGGTCTAAATTGTGTGAATAAGTTTTCAGACTATGGTTACACTTCCACTTATGTTAGCCATTTAATGACTACCTATTTTTCGAACAAACAAAGAGTTGAAAAGtggcatttgaaaaatgtagTCACAAATAAAGCTTGGGCAAACGATGAGTATACAGTGAGGTTGTGCATTCTTTATCTGTTGGAATTTTTTGTTTGTCCTTATGATAAAGACCATTTGTCTTTCATAGACAAGTTTATGTTCTTTCTGATATAGTCTGGTAATTTTGAGTCATACCCATGGGGTATCAAATCCTTTAAGCAGGTTATTGAATCTGTCCGACATCGTCTTAATCCCCATGTACATTCTTATCTGATACGGGGATGCTCATTAGCCTTGCAAGTGTGGCTATATGAGTGTTGCTCGTCCGTCAGTACGGAGCTTGCTACGAGGTGTTCTGAATCTATACCTCGCATTTTAAGATGGTCAACTATAAAGGGCCAGATTTGGTTAATTGCAATTGAAGAGAAGATGATCAAGCCTGAGTGGCTCAAGGTATATTTTTTCACTTTTGTATGATGCTACATTTACCTTCATAATAACTACAATTAATCTACATTTTTTTACTTACTTGAACTAACTGTTATTTCCATCATTCAGTTCACAAGCATCACTGAATCTGGAGAAGAGATTGGAGTGCTTAATCTGCCAGACAAGATTCAGTATGAAGATGCACATGGTGCTCAATCATCACAGGTTCCAATTGTTGCTTCTCCAACATTTGAACACAAAGATACAGATTGTCAAGAGGATACTGGATCTGTGACTAGCAAGCTCATGAAGTTGGAAAAGGGGATTGAGCAGGTAATATAAATAACTACAATATAAAGACATTTTTTGCTAACTTCATTCCATAACAATTATTGTATGTTATACATTGTAGTTAATTTGTGGTATAATTCTATATTGAGCCCTGTTGGTATTGCACAAATCTTTGTTACATTGTAGTGGAACTGTAGCACTTTGAATAAGATtaccaactaattatatatttaatttttaggTTGATGGAAAGTTAGCTGAATTTAGGAAGGCTGTTTTTGAGGAACTCTCAAGCCTTCGAGAGTTCATAGATGTTTCTGTGAAGAGTGTTATGAAGGTGATAAACAGGAGGTACGATGTGGACGAGTCAAAGGTAAGaattgacatatatttttgtagTAAAACTAATTATGACATATGAATCAAATATACTCAAACATACTCAAAAATTGTAGTTTGCTGGTAGTTCAACCCAAAATAATGACCAACAACAAGGAGAGAACAACCAGCAATTTCAGTTCAATATTGGTGATCAAGTGCATGCAAGCACAAACAATACATGTATTTATAGAATTCCTTCAGACATATCTACAAACTTCAAGACAACATTATCTAATTATTATAACCCCTTTTTCACTATGTTTTACAGCTGCTATTTCTCCGGAACATGTTCAAGCACATGTTGACTTATATCCTGATTTTCAAGAAGCAGCTGGGGCATATAAAGCAGGTATACTATCATACTTTCATTACAATAAGGTTACAATGCAAAAAATTTATAATTCACACTTTAACTACAAATTCCCACATATATCTACAATTCTCATTTTTTAATTTATTCATTCAAGCTAAAGTTTCAACAGAACATCTCCAAGCACATGTTGAGGAAGAACCAGAATTTGAAGGAGTAGTTGAGGCACAACAAGCAGGTATAATATCAGAAGCTCATTATATTCACTTTATATCAACAATATTATGCATAACTACATACATCTACATTTATCTTCAGAAGCTGAAGTTTCTCCTGGGGGTGTGCCAACAATGGTTGAGGAAGAACCAGGATTTCAGGAAGGAGCTGAGGTAGAAAAAGCAGGTATAGTATCATAATATACTTTTGAAGTAGTAAATTTTTGCTTATACAATTATACAATGTTGTTAAGTATGTTATTTTATATGTAACAGATATTGAAGATAACGTTCCACAGTCGCCAATTCACGGTGTGACTGTGAATGAAGTTGTTCCTGAAGGTTCAGGCATTGACAAGAAAGGTCCGACATTGGATGACTTTGAGTTGCCAGACAACTTAACACAATTGGTCATGTATGGCGAGACCATACCAGATGAAGCAACCCCTATTCATCCGGGTAGAACCAGGCAACCGGGGAAACATGCACGATCACCTTTCACACATTTGTATAGTTCTGGAGGCAGCACCTCTGTTGGACCTAATTTTTTCCCTCAAGCACCCCTTCACAATTGCTATAGGTGAAAATGTAGATGGTGATTTGATAGAAAAGTTCACCAACTGGTTATACCTTCGTAGTGACAAAGTATCTAAGAGATATGAATACTTAATTTTACACTTTCATTTCACCATTTTAAACTTTAAATATGTAATTCATtctgtcattttttttatttgatatttttttgttattacaGGAGGAAAGAATACTTTTCCAAAAAGGATAACCAAATCAAGCCTTGGTTAGACTTTGGTTGTGAAAAGGTGGATAAGAAGGACTGGTTTTATGCCCTTGCTCACTCAGGGCAAGTCATCAATAACACGGTAAGTATAAAGAACAGAATCCTTCACAATATGTGTTTTATCTTCAGCTGTGTAGTGTAATTGTAGTTATATTGTAGTTTTGTCTTCAGCTGTGCAGTGTAATTGTAGTTATATCGTAGACAAGATATATAGGTTACTATATTTTGTCTTCAGCTGTTGAATTTGTTCCTCTGTATAGTAGCTAAAGTGTAGTAATCTGTTAGATTATTTGATTAGTTCAAATTGTAGTTTAAGTTGTAGTTGTTATGTAGATAATTGTGGTTACTTTGTATCTTATAGtagactttattttattttgcagcacattgatgttattatgtattATTTGAGAAAAAGAGGCAAGTATGGCCCCAACATCGACGCTAGGTTCACAACAACCGATTGCTTGTTCAGGACCAAGATTGAACGAATCTATGACAAGTTCAAAAGTTCTCCACCAGAACTTAAGTATTCGGTTGTTAAATCAGATGATGATGTTGCAGAATATATCCTTGGGTATAGACTTCTTGCTAATGTTGCCTGGGATGTAGTTGACTATGTCATCATGCTTGTGACCATTGTAGAGAATTTCCATTGGTTGTTGCTCGTTTTCGACATAGCGGACATGCAACTTTATGTTTATGATTCCATGGTGTCTTCAAACCGTCATAATACTGATAATTGGTTGATAAGTTTTCAATCATTATCCCTCTGTATTTGTCTTGCACTGGTTGCTACGGGAAACGTAATAACATTGACTTCAAGACCACAAAGGCATACATTGAGAAACCAGTTACAGACCCTCTCAACATACAGTGGATGGTTGCGGAGATTCCACAACAAAAGGAAGGATCACTGTAAAAAAACTATTCTCCCTTTCTAtatgtttaattattttattttaatcaattgttacataataaaaaaaattgatcttatgcagcgattgtggtgtatttgtGGCGGCTTTTGCGGAGTTTTTTAGCCTTGGAGATTCGGCAATCCCAAAAGAAGATCTTTCTGATATCGACCAACACCGTAGACGCTATGGAGCTCTACTATGGGACTATGCTACAAAGAAGCAAGAAGATGGGTCAATCAGTGAAAGTGAGGTTACAGGCAGACTAGTAAGGAGGAAGGGTGCTCCTGCTAAAAATGAGAGGACTAGAgtacaaagaaagaagaaatagagTCTTGTATTCCTAGTTTAGTTTGATGTCATTTTGTAGTTGAAGTGGAATACACTGTAGGAAATATGTCATTTTGGTTGTTTACAACACTTTATCTTCATTACATTAAACTTGAGTACTCCGATTTGCTAGAATACAATTTGCCTTTAATCTTCAAGTAATTTTTATGAAATACCTTCAAGTTCTAGGTAATTTCTATATATAACTGTCATTTGTAATTAAGGTACACaaccaaaatatgaaataaatacaagaatcaaataaataaattatccacAATTAATCTACAAATCATCTACAAATTAttaacaagacaacaatttaaaTACATTTAAACTACATTTAAACTACATTTTaactacaaattatctacaaattaTTAACAGGACTACAATTAGACTACATTTAAAGTACATTTTAACTACAATCTGGAAACAGTTTACATTGAATGAATTCTTCATTAATATTAGTTGTTTTGTATATAGTAAATATTAAAGTTTAACTAAGCTATAAAAAAAGACAAATTTAGATGCCtgacagaatacataaaatcatATTAAACGCAAATACACAAATTGTAGTATACTTCATAATCATCTTCAAAAACTTGAACGATTACacaaaaaaatcagataatttgaACTCACTAACATTTATTTTGAATAACCATTCTAACTACATGATATTCATTTCTTTTTGGGCGCATTCTTGCAAGttcttttgttatgcccttcacCTCCACAATTTCCACATGACACCTTGTACTTCTTTGACTTTATTTCATCAAATGTTTTATATCTTTCCTTGTGAGGTCTCCCTGACTGCCTTTTATCTCCCGCCGGTGGCTTTACTACCTCATCCAAAATATGTTGTGGCACATCCTATTTGCTTTCATCAGGAAGAGGATTTACTGGCATTTCATAGGTTAGCAGAAGGCTCTTCCTTGTGTAATACGGAGAGCAATAATTTTCGTATGTTTCCTTCCTGTCCCTTAATGCTGCCAAAACATGCGCACATGGAAGTTCATCAAGTTGGAATTGTCCGCAGCTACATTTCTTGTTTTCTAGACATACAATGTACCGCTTCACACCATCTAACACAGTATGTATATGATCtgttgaagccctcacctacaattgaagaacaaacagaaataataataTATCAATCATTAAAAAGGATTATCCACAACTTACCTACAAATCAGCTACAAATAcattacaacttatctacaatctATAATTACCCACAATTTGACTACAGTTTATCTACAATCCGGAAACAATGCATATTAAGCAATTTATTTTTTTGCACCAAACAAACAGATCTTACCCTTAGTTTTTGAGATAATGTATTGTTGTCATCCAATTCTTTGTTGAATTTGTACTCAAGGTATGTGAAAGTACCCTTTGCCTTCAATAACTTCTCTTTCGTCCAACGTTCAAGAAGCGTCCTCATATACTCTAATAGATCAAATATTGGCAGCTCTCTTGCCTCTTTTGTTACAACATTCAACGACTCGGCAATGTTTGATGTTATAGTAAAAGTTATATTCACCGTTGCATGTACTCTTGACCATCTATGATAGCCAATATCATATAGGTGAGATTTCACACGCGGGTCTACCTCTTCAATCTTCAAcatcctttcattaaattcatccagAGTGTATGACCGTGCTGTAGCAAAGTACAATTCATGTAATTGTAAATGTCCCTTCTTGAATTTGGAccttatatttgtccaaatatgccacatgcaagaGTAGTGTGGCATGCCCGGATAGACAATTGATGTTGCCTTCAGTATACTCTCATTCCTATCTGAAACAACACACATTGAAGGTCTTTCACCATATGCCTCCTTGAATTACTCAAAGAACCACTTCCAAGACGCGTCGTTTTCAGAATCAACCACAACATATGCCAAGGGAAATATAGTACCTACATttttaattcataaaatattaattGGCAGCCCTGAAAaggtatataaaaatataattaaataacaaCTACAATATATATTCAGAATATAGACAATTTATCTACACTTTTTTCCTTTagctacaaaataactacaatttaactacatTTTATAGAATgcctacaaaataactacaaaattattatattatttatctGCTACATCCATGGTGCTTGCTGTAAGCATAATCCCCCTATAGGCTGACTTTAAGAATGTCCCATCAACCATTACTACTGGCCTACAATGTTGCCAagcacttattgatgtacaaAGAGCAACAAATGCGTATAAGAAGCAATCATCTGCTGCCTTCTTCAATTTAACAACAGAACCAGGATAAGTCTCCTCAAGAATATAAAATATTTGGGTAATTTGTTGTAGGAGTCAGACGGATTCCCTCTCAAAAACTGTAAAGCTTTTTCCTTGGCTCTCCATGCTTGCATGTAGCTTAGGTTCAGTCCATGTTCGGATAACATGTCAGTTTGTATGTCCTTTGGTGTGTAAACAGTCTTAGGATCACAATACTTTGGAATGACCATGCTACCAACTACAACTGCAGTACGTTTGCGCTGTATGAATGTGTCGTCCAATAAGGAGCATGTGTGTTGTCGGCTGAAACTCCTTATCTTGAACATTGTCGAATCATTAATTGACGTTGCCTTGAAGTGCCATTTACAGTTTTCAGCAACGCATATAAGCCAGTAGCTACaaaaaaatacaatatttaatACATGCTATAGATGTAGAAGCAACAAAAAGGATTGTTTTAACACAAATTCGTTaaaaactacaattaactacagtttaactacaattaaactacaatttaTAAAAACCACATATCTTCACTAAAACACTGCTTTTACTGATATATTCTCCACAAATAAATCCATACCTTCTATGACTAGATCTTTTTACTCTGAACTGGAATTTGTGCATCACAGATAAATTCTTCATTGCAGCAGTTACAGTTTGCTTGTCCTCCTAAACTTGTCCTTCTTCAATATATGTTTGCGTAGAttcagttattatttcactttgataTTCCTCTATAGCTGGTGAGGATGGAATTTTAAGTAAGTTTAGGGATCCAGACGAACCTGCAACAACATAGAGATAAATGTAGTAACTATGTAGATAATTTTGAAAACAACATTGCTTTATGAGCTTCAATACATTGTTTTTTGTAGTTAATTAGTAGATAAATGTTGTAATATTGTAGATAACACACTAACACAATAACTCTCTGCAATGTCGAATTAAACATACCTGCACTTGTGCTATCGTTGGTGATTGccaattccatattgaaatctcTTACGCTTATACATAAAGGATACGAACCTAAGTTCTTATTCTCCTTTTTGGTCTCCATATACATACGAACCCCCATATCATTCCTAATCTCCATTGGAGGACAATTGTCGTtcacaatgtatttgatttctacAATTTTATCCGATGTATCAATCGATAGTTGTTCTGCAATAGAAATCAGAATTCCGTAGCTTGCATTCTCATCTACCACAATGGCATCAACTTCAAAATCTCTAAATCTGCCATAGTGATCCCAATTTCCATTCAATTTTAGCATTATTGGGATTTTTGACATGATTTCGTGTAGTTGAGAGAAAAAAGATGAAGAACAGATATATGTTCGATAATTTGAGCACTAAGGTCGATGAAGAACAATTTTGAATTCTACAATTTGTATTGCGTTGTAGAATTTGTAAAAGCAATTTGAGTACTGGAGCTTCTGAAGCTTGCGTTGTTTTAGAATTGTAGTGAATGAGAGAATTACGCAGCAATGAGATCTCTTTCCGTTTCAAAAT of the Nicotiana tabacum cultivar K326 chromosome 7, ASM71507v2, whole genome shotgun sequence genome contains:
- the LOC142161996 gene encoding uncharacterized protein LOC142161996, with protein sequence MQNQAIHLLMKYELSKSTDSYFSVLLKGEKLNFSLREFGLITGLNCVNKFSDYGYTSTYVSHLMTTYFSNKQRVEKWHLKNVVTNKAWANDEYTSGNFESYPWGIKSFKQVIESVRHRLNPHVHSYLIRGCSLALQVWLYECCSSVSTELATRCSESIPRILRWSTIKGQIWLIAIEEKMIKPEWLKFTSITESGEEIGVLNLPDKIQYEDAHGAQSSQVPIVASPTFEHKDTDCQEDTGSVTSKLMKLEKGIEQVDGKLAEFRKAVFEELSSLREFIDVSVKSVMKVINRRYDVDESKFAGSSTQNNDQQQGENNQQFQFNIGDQVHASTNNTSAISPEHVQAHVDLYPDFQEAAGAYKAAKVSTEHLQAHVEEEPEFEGVVEAQQAEAEVSPGGVPTMVEEEPGFQEGAEVEKADIEDNVPQSPIHGVTVNEVVPEGSGIDKKGPTLDDFELPDNLTQLVMYGETIPDEATPIHPGRTRQPGKHARSPFTHLYSSGGSTSVGPNFFPQAPLHNCYRRKEYFSKKDNQIKPWLDFGCEKVDKKDWFYALAHSGQVINNTHIDVIMYYLRKRGKYGPNIDARFTTTDCLFRTKIERIYDKFKSSPPELKYSVVKSDDDVAEYILGYRLLANVAWDVVDYVIMLVTIVENFHWLLLVFDIADMQLYVYDSMFSIIIPLYLSCTGCYGKRNNIDFKTTKAYIEKPVTDPLNIQWMVAEIPQQKEGSLDCGVFVAAFAEFFSLGDSAIPKEDLSDIDQHRRRYGALLWDYATKKQEDGSISESEVTGRLVRRKGAPAKNERTRVQRKKK
- the LOC107766426 gene encoding uncharacterized protein LOC107766426; amino-acid sequence: MKNLSVMHKFQFRVKRSSHRSYWLICVAENCKWHFKATSINDSTMFKIRSFSRQHTCSLLDDTFIQRKRTAVVVGSMVIPKYCDPKTVYTPKDIQTDMLSEHGLNLSYMQAWRAKEKALQFLRGNPPVVMVDGTFLKSAYRGIMLTASTMDVLYFPWHMLWLILKTTRLGSGSLSNSRRHMVKDLQSRSYTLDEFNERMLKIEEVDPRVKSHLYDIGYHRWSRVHATVNITFTITSNIAESLNVVTKEARELPIFDLLEYMRTLLERWTKEKLLKAKGTFTYLEYKFNKELDDNNTLSQKLRVRASTDHIHTVLDGVKRYIVCLENKKCSCGQFQLDELPCAHVLAALRDRKETYENYCSPYYTRKSLLLTYEMPVNPLPDESK